A region from the Thauera humireducens genome encodes:
- the moaA gene encoding GTP 3',8-cyclase MoaA yields MKVIPIHDAPVAIPTDARANVPAAGEALFDRRGRSVRDLRISVTDRCNFRCIYCMPREVFDDNYAFLPRRELLSFEEILRVAKLFVARGVKKIRITGGEPLLRKNVERLIEMLARLDGVEVTLTTNGVLLPKLARSLKDAGLHRVTVSLDALDDALFRRMNDADYPVGKVLEGIAAAQAVGLGPIKVNMVVKRGTNDGDIEPMAAHFRHSGHILRFIEFMDVGASNGWKMDEVLPSQDVIARIDRLYPLEPVDPNYTGEVAERWCYKDGAGEIGVISSVTQAFCSTCTRIRLSTEGKLYTCLFAQTGHDLRSLLRAGADDTALDAAIAHVWQGREDRYSEIRTAETAALRKIEMSYIGG; encoded by the coding sequence ATGAAAGTCATCCCCATCCACGACGCCCCAGTCGCGATTCCGACCGACGCAAGGGCGAACGTGCCCGCAGCGGGCGAGGCCTTGTTCGACCGCCGAGGGCGCAGCGTGCGCGACCTACGCATCTCGGTCACCGACCGCTGCAACTTCCGCTGCATCTACTGCATGCCGCGCGAGGTGTTCGACGACAACTACGCCTTCCTGCCGCGACGCGAGTTGCTGAGCTTCGAGGAGATCCTGCGGGTGGCGAAGCTGTTCGTCGCCCGGGGCGTGAAGAAGATCCGCATCACCGGCGGCGAACCGCTGCTGCGCAAGAACGTGGAACGGCTGATCGAGATGCTGGCCCGGCTCGACGGCGTGGAGGTGACGTTGACCACCAACGGCGTGCTGCTGCCCAAGCTGGCGCGCTCGCTCAAGGACGCCGGCCTGCATCGCGTCACCGTCAGCCTGGATGCACTGGACGACGCCCTGTTCCGCCGCATGAACGACGCCGACTATCCGGTGGGGAAAGTGCTGGAAGGCATCGCCGCCGCGCAGGCCGTAGGCCTCGGGCCGATCAAGGTCAACATGGTGGTCAAGCGCGGCACCAACGACGGCGACATCGAGCCGATGGCCGCGCATTTCCGCCACAGTGGCCACATCCTGCGCTTCATCGAGTTCATGGACGTGGGCGCCTCGAACGGCTGGAAGATGGACGAGGTGCTGCCCTCGCAGGACGTCATCGCCCGTATCGATCGCCTGTATCCGCTGGAGCCGGTCGATCCGAACTACACCGGCGAGGTCGCCGAGCGCTGGTGCTACAAGGACGGCGCGGGCGAGATCGGTGTGATCTCCTCCGTCACGCAGGCCTTCTGTTCCACCTGTACCCGCATCCGCCTGTCGACCGAGGGCAAGCTCTACACCTGCCTGTTCGCGCAGACCGGCCACGACCTGCGCAGCCTGCTGCGCGCCGGGGCCGACGATACGGCGCTGGACGCGGCGATCGCCCATGTATGGCAGGGTCGCGAGGATCGCTACTCCGAGATCCGCACAGCCGAGACCGCCGCGCTGCGCAAGATCGAGATGTCCTACATCGGCGGCTGA
- a CDS encoding YceI family protein produces the protein MKTSRPVHGARATLVGLLAGLLLAAAMAGPARAEPRTYQIDPDHFSIAFSVRHLGFADTIGLFLKGSGSFVYDEQTRALSSGRVVVKADSVFTNHGARDKHVRDSDFLDAKAHPEIVFEATGFESGADGSGTLSGRLTLLGQTHPVTLDVRLNKAGDYPFGHRKHTLGISASTTIKRSQWGMDYGVDRGMVGDEVKLNFEIEALRD, from the coding sequence ATGAAGACTTCACGCCCAGTCCACGGTGCCCGAGCGACGCTGGTCGGCCTGCTGGCCGGCCTTCTGCTTGCCGCGGCGATGGCCGGTCCGGCGCGCGCCGAGCCGCGCACCTACCAGATCGACCCCGATCATTTCTCGATCGCCTTCAGCGTCCGCCATCTCGGCTTTGCCGACACCATCGGCCTGTTCCTGAAAGGCAGCGGCAGCTTCGTCTATGACGAACAGACGCGCGCGCTGAGTTCGGGTCGCGTGGTGGTGAAGGCCGACAGCGTATTCACCAACCATGGTGCGCGCGACAAGCACGTGCGTGACAGCGACTTCCTCGACGCGAAGGCGCATCCGGAGATCGTTTTCGAGGCCACGGGCTTCGAGTCGGGCGCCGACGGCAGCGGCACGCTGTCGGGCAGGCTGACCCTGCTCGGGCAGACGCACCCGGTGACGCTGGACGTGCGCCTGAACAAGGCGGGCGACTACCCCTTCGGCCATCGCAAGCACACGCTGGGCATCTCGGCCAGCACGACGATCAAGCGCAGCCAGTGGGGCATGGACTACGGCGTCGACCGTGGCATGGTGGGCGACGAGGTGAAGCTCAACTTCGAGATCGAGGCGCTGCGCGACTGA
- a CDS encoding CDP-alcohol phosphatidyltransferase family protein: MNKHSPTPDAGAAARAVGVPPAWLELAAGAVVLVFVLAALHGALAWPLAAAGLALAVYAAMAGLVWRYWPDATRGLGPANHVTLLRGSLVAVLAGALAGFPALVGHAGWLAALALAALALDGVDGWAARRWRCASDFGARFDMELDAFLILVLCGLLLVLGKAGAWVLAIGAMRYVFVVAMAAWPWLEAPLPERWRRKAVCVWQVASLLLCLLPQVGSALAGGLLGLALVLLGWSFAVDVRWLYRHRLRS; the protein is encoded by the coding sequence ATGAACAAGCATAGCCCGACTCCTGATGCCGGCGCAGCGGCGCGCGCTGTGGGCGTGCCGCCCGCGTGGCTGGAACTCGCGGCCGGCGCCGTCGTGCTGGTGTTCGTGCTTGCGGCCTTGCATGGTGCGCTAGCGTGGCCGCTGGCCGCCGCAGGACTGGCGCTTGCCGTCTATGCTGCAATGGCGGGGCTGGTCTGGCGCTACTGGCCGGATGCAACCCGCGGATTGGGGCCGGCGAACCACGTGACCTTGTTGCGCGGCAGTTTGGTGGCGGTGCTGGCGGGGGCGCTTGCGGGCTTTCCGGCCCTGGTCGGACACGCGGGATGGTTGGCCGCACTGGCGCTGGCGGCGCTGGCGCTGGACGGCGTGGATGGCTGGGCGGCGCGGCGCTGGCGCTGCGCCAGCGACTTCGGGGCGCGCTTCGACATGGAGCTGGACGCCTTCCTGATCCTGGTGCTGTGCGGCCTGCTGCTGGTGCTGGGCAAGGCGGGTGCGTGGGTGCTGGCGATCGGGGCGATGCGCTACGTTTTCGTCGTCGCGATGGCGGCCTGGCCCTGGCTGGAGGCGCCCTTGCCGGAGCGCTGGCGGCGCAAGGCGGTGTGCGTGTGGCAGGTCGCGAGCCTGTTGCTGTGCCTGCTGCCGCAGGTCGGGTCCGCTCTGGCCGGCGGCCTGCTGGGCCTTGCGCTGGTGCTGCTGGGGTGGTCGTTTGCGGTCGATGTGCGCTGGCTGTATCGCCATCGGCTGCGGTCTTGA